From a single Eremothecium sinecaudum strain ATCC 58844 chromosome III, complete sequence genomic region:
- a CDS encoding bifunctional triacylglycerol lipase/ester hydrolase (Syntenic homolog of Ashbya gossypii AFR306C; Syntenic homolog of Saccharomyces cerevisiae YPR147C): MELLFCEDINADLLHSQSLVDSTGPIIFFIPGNPGLINFYWEFLRNVSESSPKSEVVGIGHSGMSCMKGSDLDNDKVYTLDEQVEAKVKVINEYTSANPARVVTLMGHSIGCYMIQKIVMHEKFDASVEHIKLLTPTIIDIHRSRKGTQLTRISEWCPKLYDYITLMDSIIFNWLLPVGITEWLASKLIGKSDECVLKSLSQLLLNPSCVKQALGLAQHEMSQVRNQWDFQEAFIKTTQANGSKLQIIFTKGDHWVHPDTMKDIIELYEAKYTNSLSKLLHISITDEFTHSFVVGDTMKVVNLLLSYQ, encoded by the coding sequence ATGGAACTTCTTTTTTGTGAAGATATTAATGCTGATTTGCTCCATTCGCAATCTTTAGTCGACTCTACAGGTCCTATAATATTCTTTATACCCGGAAATCCAGGCTTGATAAACTTCTATTGGGAGTTTCTACGGAATGTAAGTGAATCCAGCCCGAAGTCTGAAGTTGTGGGTATTGGTCATAGTGGAATGTCTTGTATGAAGGGCAGTGACCTAGATAATGATAAGGTATATACTCTCGACGAGCAGGTTGAAGCAAAAGTGAAAGTAATTAATGAATATACGTCGGCTAATCCTGCGAGAGTGGTGACGCTTATGGGGCATTCGATAGGATGCTACATGATCCAAAAGATAGTTATGCATGAGAAATTCGATGCATCGGTTGAACATATTAAGCTTTTGACGCCGACTATTATCGACATCCacagaagcagaaaagGTACGCAACTCACAAGAATCAGTGAGTGGTGTCCAAAACTCTACGACTATATCACATTAATGGATAGTATTATATTCAATTGGTTGCTTCCTGTTGGCATTACTGAATGGTTAGCATCGAAGCTCATCGGAAAGAGCGATGAATGCGTGCTGAAAAGTCTATCTCAGTTGTTGCTAAACCCGAGCTGCGTTAAGCAAGCACTTGGGTTAGCTCAGCATGAAATGAGCCAGGTGAGAAACCAATGGGACTTTCAAGAAGCATTTATAAAAACAACGCAGGCCAATGGAAGTAAGCTACAAATTATATTCACGAAGGGTGATCACTGGGTTCATCCAGACACAATGAAGGACATCATTGAACTATATGAAGCAAAGTATACCAATTCTTTGTCAAAGTTGTTACATATCTCCATCACTGATGAATTCACGCATTCATTTGTTGTAGGGGACACTATGAAAGTGGTCAATCTACTATTAAGTTATCAGTAG
- a CDS encoding uncharacterized protein (Syntenic homolog of Ashbya gossypii AFR310C; Syntenic homolog of Saccharomyces cerevisiae YGR130C), producing MQSTQDSIKSLFRRKSKSKPSANDPFDKLLNESSENQNKSRSSGHNHGGRSHGQRERETELPGIENDFQYRSPFRDEKAIQESKRIRDMKFPTTGMHTSGHDHQLGGDRNWAHNVDPPRTFETNESKQKKKLEKLQAKENELQYLQDSQRVVDMRNSSEVVHEEEEHTTYAPAHHGEHGEQEHTFEDYQRPPMMQNHSARTQPTTGTHPTTGNSVSVSIEPLSEKDADIDDDVVNAVVAAAAAADSDSVVVAVKQGSGSSGMESYNEHAHFTENYEQPQFVSEHQRQPSGDIPPQGEFQQDPHFVDISQAPRVPYKPGGKKGILAKLKRSRSHSDQPVANPGEPELLVLTDRGYASKAVLDKLEQDEIIHNQRMAEMNRGAAARYENTKRDYEQRLNALDAQLAKIANDTEILNARSKEKVELIHVDLSKNLSNIDEQYNGEKSAVIQQLDSKIAQQQNETRILAEKQSQLEPEINKLSELKQNHETELEVYRNKIQKLTSSLDTTQEELRKSIQKKEQVNKSVLMLQERRELLESELAKANATVNANERMLSELGSVEDSSQVRDLEEKIARVRDATNSVKQEIAAKEQEADELREKLLTEQIQKSNAEQATKAFKHSQAVGTTSIDSGPASRKIPRSKRVDDNRTEADSLYDYDSVEEVVVLTQPDGNNADSRLMAIPVEKI from the coding sequence ATGCAGAGTACCCAAGACTCGATAAAATCGCTGTTCAGGCGTAAAAGTAAAAGTAAGCCATCGGCTAATGACCCGTTCGACAAGCTATTAAACGAATCGTCTGAAAACCAGAACAAGTCTCGGTCTTCAGGTCATAATCACGGCGGTAGAAGCCATGGTCAAAGAGAGCGTGAGACTGAATTGCCGGGTATTGAGAATGATTTCCAGTATAGGTCTCCATTCCGCGATGAGAAGGCTATCCAAGAGTCCAAGAGGATAAGAGATATGAAATTCCCTACTACAGGTATGCATACCAGTGGACATGATCATCAGCTTGGCGGTGACCGTAACTGGGCTCATAACGTTGATCCTCCAAGGACTTTCGAGACAAATGAGTCGAAGCAGAAGAAAAAGCTCGAGAAGCTTCAAGCAAAGGAGAATGAGCTGCAGTACTTACAGGACTCCCAGAGGGTAGTTGATATGCGCAACAGCAGTGAAGTAGTCCACGAGGAAGAAGAGCATACTACTTACGCTCCTGCACATCATGGAGAACACGGGGAACAAGAACACACCTTCGAGGATTACCAGAGGCCTCCGATGATGCAAAACCATTCTGCGAGAACGCAGCCCACCACCGGAACGCACCCTACTACTGGAAACTCTGTTTCGGTTTCTATAGAGCCTTTGAGCGAGAAGGATGCCGATATTGACGATGACGTTGTGAATGCTGTTGTTGCCGCAGCCGCAGCTGCTGATAGCGATTCCGTtgttgttgcagttaagCAGGGCAGTGGGTCTTCAGGAATGGAGTCGTACAATGAACATGCGCATTTTACAGAGAATTACGAACAACCACAATTCGTATCTGAACATCAGAGGCAACCTTCGGGTGATATTCCACCTCAAGGAGAATTCCAACAAGACCCTCATTTCGTTGACATATCGCAAGCTCCACGTGTGCCATACAAGCCTGGAGGAAAGAAAGGTATTCTTGCTAAGTTGAAGCGTAGCAGAAGTCACTCAGATCAGCCCGTTGCTAACCCCGGAGAGCCGGAATTACTGGTGCTTACCGATAGAGGCTATGCTTCGAAGGCCGTCCTTGATAAGTTAGAACAAGATGAGATCATCCACAACCAGCGCATGGCTGAGATGAACAGGGGTGCGGCTGCAAGATACGAGAACACTAAAAGAGACTATGAGCAGCGTTTGAATGCTTTGGACGCACAGCTCGCTAAAATCGCGAATGACACCGAAATTCTCAATGCTCGTTCAAAAGAAAAAGTGGAGTTAATACATGTCGACCTTTCGAAGAATCTAAGCAACATCGATGAACAATACAACGGCGAGAAGAGTGCCGTCATTCAACAACTTGATTCGAAGATTGCACAGCAGCAAAACGAAACCAGGATCTTGGCGGAGAAACAATCGCAACTAGAACCTGAGATTAACAAGTTAAGCGAACTTAAACAAAACCACGAGACCGAGTTGGAAGTCTATAGGAACAAAATACAGAAGCTCACTTCTTCGCTCGATACCACTCAAGAAGAGCTAAGGAAATCTATTCAGAAGAAGGAACAAGTGAACAAATCTGTATTAATGTTGCAGGAGAGGAGAGAACTTCTTGAGTCTGAGCTCGCAAAAGCCAACGCAACTGTGAATGCAAACGAAAGAATGCTCTCTGAACTAGGTTCTGTGGAAGACAGTAGTCAAGTACGTGATCTAGAGGAGAAAATTGCCCGCGTGCGTGATGCAACTAATTCAGTAAAGCAAGAAATAGCGGCTAAAGAACAGGAAGCTGATGAGTTAAGGGAAAAGTTGCTAACGGAACAGATACAGAAATCCAACGCAGAACAAGCAACTAAGGCCTTTAAGCACAGCCAAGCTGTTGGAACAACTTCAATAGATTCAGGTCCAGCTTCTCGTAAGATTCCCAGGTCGAAGAGGGTTGATGACAACAGAACAGAAGCTGATTCACTATATGACTATGACTCTGTCGAAGAGGTTGTTGTTTTAACGCAACCAGATGGGAACAACGCTGATTCACGGTTGATGGCGATCCCGGTTGAAAAGATTTGA
- a CDS encoding uncharacterized protein (Syntenic homolog of Ashbya gossypii AFR305W; Syntenic homolog of Saccharomyces cerevisiae YGR127W), translating into MCILLATTCHPGYKLIIISNRDEFYERKTHATCWRSGGEILAPYDMSAAAGFQTGDDSTYGTWLGINRKGNVSVLLNLDEDFTLNSACTTCDTRRSRGGITIEYLRNAERNSWGDWNSYEKFSSNCPLVLSTKAFTLFYGDIMKGQFKVIDSTGHSVNPFEQECYFVISNNNIIPQEPFRTWKKVEEGKALLKRLVEDNVSASKEELLSKCFDLAATSQYDRNKVIQVNDNSVARSSIFLPPLKPVDKSMVGTADTIGEHYGTRSTIVILVDNEGHVTVKEHTIYDSDFEYNKYSVTNPKQELVYEFDI; encoded by the coding sequence ATGTGTATACTTCTTGCCACAACGTGTCATCCAGGGTATAAATTGATTATAATATCAAACAGAGATGAATTCTACGAGCGGAAGACGCATGCAACTTGTTGGCGCAGCGGAGGTGAGATACTAGCACCGTATGATATGTCAGCGGCAGCTGGCTTCCAAACCGGTGATGATAGTACTTATGGAACGTGGTTAGGCATCAACAGGAAGGGCAATGTATCGGTCCTTTTGAATTTGGATGAGGATTTTACTTTAAACAGCGCCTGCACAACTTGTGATACAAGGCGATCCCGAGGGGGTATTACTATTGAATATTTGAGAAACGCAGAACGGAATAGTTGGGGGGATTGGAACTCCTATGAAAAATTCAGTAGCAATTGCCCATTAGTGCTGAGTACAAAGGCGTTTACTTTGTTTTATGGGGATATTATGAAGGGTCAGTTTAAAGTAATTGACTCAACTGGCCATTCAGTCAATCCATTTGAACAGGAGTGTTACTTCGTGATTTCCAATAATAACATCATCCCTCAGGAGCCTTTCAGGACTTGGAAAAAGGTCGAGGAAGGGAAAGCCCTCCTCAAACGCTTGGTTGAGGACAATGTCTCGGCCTCGAAGGAGGAATTGTTATCCAAATGCTTTGATTTAGCTGCAACTAGTCAATATGACCGAAACAAAGTCATCCAGGTCAATGACAATTCAGTTGCGAGAAGCAGCATTTTCCTTCCACCTCTTAAACCAGTGGACAAGTCTATGGTAGGAACTGCTGACACTATAGGAGAACATTATGGCACAAGATCCACTATTGTAATCCTTGTGGACAATGAAGGACATGTTACTGTTAAAGAGCATACCATTTATGATAGCGACTTCGAATATAATAAGTACTCTGTAACTAATCCAAAGCAGGAGCTAGTATACGAGTTCGATATTTAA
- the SYF2 gene encoding Syf2p (Syntenic homolog of Ashbya gossypii AFR308W; Syntenic homolog of Saccharomyces cerevisiae YGR129W (SYF2)), whose translation MGLEEIQERLKKLKKERVKLSIANRKEIVKEEKLKSSDGKPQVYSMDYQPEGSKDIEDETHSSRLLNYNISEYEKWEAKEKSKRKFMDGADASDVAYLTYNNGLKQLQKSERLPKGKVTKGMISQSGKLLLKDDKDLVDNLADTLENSSRERYLKRKKKMESKAGKSTVLDQAINEKNKQFNDKLASQFKKLDS comes from the coding sequence ATGGGACTAGAAGAGATTCAAGAACGGCTTAAGAAGCTTAAAAAAGAAAGGGTCAAGCTTTCTATCGCAAATCGCAAGGAAATAGTAAAAGAAGAGAAACTGAAGTCATCGGATGGAAAACCTCAAGTATATTCCATGGATTACCAACCCGAGGGAAGTAAAGATATCGAGGATGAGACACATAGCTCAAGGCTCCTAAATTATAATATTTCGGAATATGAGAAATGGGAGGCTAAAGAGAAGTCAAAGCGTAAATTTATGGATGGTGCAGACGCCAGCGACGTTGCATACCTTACATATAATAATGGGCTGAAACAGCTGCAAAAGAGTGAAAGACTGCCCAAAGGTAAGGTTACCAAAGGCATGATCAGTCAATCTGGTAAACTTCTACTGAAGGATGATAAGGATTTAGTGGATAATCTAGCTGATACCTTAGAAAACTCGTCTCGGGAACGCTACTTAAAGCGTAAAAAGAAAATGGAAAGTAAGGCAGGTAAATCAACAGTTTTGGATCAAGCTATCAATGAGAAGAATAAACAGTTCAATGACAAGTTAGCTTCACAGTTTAAAAAACTAGATAGTTAA
- a CDS encoding uncharacterized protein (Syntenic homolog of Ashbya gossypii AFR309C; Syntenic homolog of Saccharomyces cerevisiae YPR148C): MSSYFSGFQLDKINSTLNSAAQKTQQKLNDTQEQLFRAIQSINIDETQTILSLKTRTHKLQETLGTIKDISKLPPQYQYLEKKCDTFEKACKRMLIVTKTFEVPGYDYPPNLTESLSNWWDSSTRESFLPFGKKTKHASQKEQDEDKEEENSPPSFPHAIGKAAKESANIIKDLGHESLATGDDNARNEEDEDEDEDVDAVTKMFQSWATSQFKIHKGKQEMDKFVAKEFNKKLEELIEVEFKKVHALRSSVEESRLKFDTLRHEIKTAAASNAGASGEQDKSVDESEDANKSSSEPVSQPAASAEDTELNELLEKYEDEFVSNTSEAVELMLRITDSAKLVTLVKLFHNFQLHYHKLCVREIQSSLDFLGELGVDEE; this comes from the coding sequence ATGTCAAGTTATTTCTCAGGATTTCAGCTAGATAAGATAAACTCAACCTTGAATTCAGCAGCTCAAAAGACACAACAGAAACTCAACGACACCCAAGAACAACTATTCCGTGCTATTCAGAGCATCAATATTGATGAGACACAAACTATACTATCATTAAAAACTCGTACACATAAGTTACAGGAAACATTAGGGACCATTAAGGATATATCAAAGCTTCCACCGCAATACCAATATTTAGAGAAGAAATGCGACACCTTCGAAAAAGCTTGTAAAAGGATGCTGATTGTTACTAAAACTTTCGAGGTCCCAGGATATGATTATCCTCCAAATTTGACCGAAAGTTTATCCAATTGGTGGGATTCTTCAACAAGGGAATCGTTCTTGCCTTTTGGTAAGAAAACTAAGCATGCTAGTCAGAAAGAACAGGATGAAGacaaagaagaagaaaatagTCCACCATCGTTCCCCCATGCTATAGGAAAGGCCGCGAAGGAATCTGCAAATATTATTAAGGACTTGGGGCATGAATCTCTCGCGACAGGGGATGATAATGCCAGaaatgaagaagacgaagacGAAGACGAAGACGTCGATGCCGTAACTAAAATGTTCCAATCATGGGCCACTTCTCAATTCAAAATTCACAAGGGAAAGCAAGAAATGGACAAGTTTGTTGCAAAAGAATTCAACAAGAAATTAGAAGAGCTAATTGAAGTGGAGTTTAAAAAAGTACATGCCTTACGCTCTTCTGTTGAGGAATCAAGGCTCAAATTTGACACACTAAGACATGAGATAAAAACCGCTGCCGCTTCTAATGCAGGTGCATCAGGAGAACAGGATAAATCCGTTGATGAAAGCGAAGATGCAAATAAGAGCAGCTCAGAGCCCGTTTCGCAGCCAGCTGCTTCGGCCGAGGATACCGAGCTAAACGAATTATTAGAAAAGTACGAAGATGAGTTTGTCTCTAATACATCAGAAGCCGTTGAACTAATGTTACGAATTACTGATTCCGCAAAGTTGGTAACATTAGTAAAACTATTCCATAACTTCCAGTTGCATTACCATAAGCTCTGTGTTCGTGAAATTCAAAGTAGTTTGGATTTCCTGGGTGAATTGGGtgttgatgaagaataA
- the UTP8 gene encoding Utp8p (Syntenic homolog of Ashbya gossypii AFR307C; Syntenic homolog of Saccharomyces cerevisiae YGR128C (UTP8)) — MAHITQPFRLASLPKISSLNNYATQPSYLQVANTLTPSANTITIGISASSISQYTINPTPKLIYNLPIPSTNVATACTVAELNDGEELWCFALLANNKVSTLNVLKKQAPTTDASILNAAADTEKEPLKLVMDDKVVNIKVLSSPQRIIVILESGLIQTYDYELKLLHSLDISYKNVRFVEYFKSTLDNEDYMLVLCDLEDKKACYKIFKMPNASTNTPISELNSIILEEFSVQESKIIYQFGKIYRLSGNKVYVYNLPHLQLSHSVELPFVNIEDLTSLQPVSTNRVLFTNGNKIMLLDLLHNALLYERELTNVKTFQVLRTAVIRGNLEDNNTTIAVGVATKHGPNPISSLEIVTVDVGTGSLKDSLGKGFLVEDNANLQTLQPLLNEDYDEETTHETPDFDAIIEELKTKSSSTKSFDQIFKKRLNLKNDYYTESDRHINNPNFISSVLEIIFSSYKKDYPETLTYLLTHPLFPASRTVDLLSRLKSNPRLFKQAIVTCPNLPLKELLQELFTVLNEELSVDLSLRILQDFTKEEVKRGIKQMSKVDMNTFIDFMTNETQDFEDRNKSKAQLFLLLSLVIESVGLFGLEPEQLNKLATYIDSQVAWVDQTIELLHILEINCSNTRKWKSKGASSKSGHEDDQEKAIPLYSLEYLGN, encoded by the coding sequence ATGGCTCATATTACTCAACCATTTAGACTGGCTTCTTTACCGAAGATATCATCTCTCAATAATTATGCTACACAACCAAGTTACCTACAAGTTGCTAATACTCTTACTCCGTCCGCTAATACAATTACCATTGGTATTTCAGCTAGTAGCATTTCACAATATACTATTAATCCAACTCCAAAATTAATTTATAACCTGCCAATTCCTTCTACGAATGTAGCCACGGCTTGTACCGTGGCTGAACTTAACGATGGTGAAGAACTATGGTGTTTTGCCTTATTGGCAAATAATAAGGTAAGTACCCTGAACGTGCTTAAGAAGCAGGCTCCTACAACCGATGCTAGCATATTAAATGCAGCTGCTGATACCGAAAAGGAACCTTTAAAGCTTGTAATGGACGATAAGGTTGTAAATATTAAGGTGCTCTCATCTCCTCAAAGAATTATAGTTATATTGGAGTCAGGGCTTATTCAAACCTATGACTACGAGCTAAAACTTCTACATTCTTTGGATATTTCATATAAAAATGTGAGGTTTGTGGAGTACTTTAAGAGTACTCTAGACAATGAAGACTACATGTTAGTACTCTGTGATCTTGAAGACAAGAAAGCATGCTATAAAATCTTTAAAATGCCAAACGCTTCTACTAATACACCCATTTCTGAATTAAACTCTATAATACTGGAGGAGTTCTCAGTACAGGAGTCTAAGATCATATACCAGTTCGGTAAGATTTATAGGTTGTCAGGAAACAAGGTTTACGTCTACAACCTCCCACATCTGCAATTATCCCACAGCGTCGAACTGCCATTTGTAAACATTGAAGACCTAACTTCCCTACAACCTGTGTCCACCAATAGAGTACTTTTCACCAATGGAAATAAGATAATGTTGCTGGATCTTCTACACAATGCCTTACTCTACGAAAGAGAGTTGACGAACGTTAAAACTTTCCAAGTTTTGCGCACAGCAGTTATTAGAGGAAACCTAGAGGATAACAATACGACGATTGCGGTCGGTGTTGCAACTAAACATGGCCCCAACCCAATAAGTTCCCTAGAGATTGTCACGGTCGATGTTGGCACTGGTTCATTAAAGGACTCTCTGGGGAAAGGATTTCTTGTCGAGGATAATGCCAATCTTCAGACCCTACAGCCATTATTGAACGAAGATTACGATGAAGAAACAACTCATGAAACCCCTGATTTCGACGCTATAATTGAGGAACTGAAAACTAAATCTTCTTCCACTAAGTCTTTTGATCAGATATTCAAGAAGAGGTTAAACCTTAAAAACGACTACTACACGGAAAGTGATAGACACATAAACAACCCCAACTTTATCAGTTCGGTCCTTGAAATTATCTTTTCATCATACAAAAAAGATTATCCAGAAACGCTGACCTACCTCTTGACGCACCCTCTATTCCCCGCATCGCGCACTGTAGACCTATTATCCAGGCTAAAGTCTAATCCACGTTTATTTAAACAAGCTATCGTGACATGCCCAAACTTGCCCCTGAAGGAACTCCTACAGGAACTATTTACTGTTCTAAACGAAGAACTGTCAGTAGATTTGTCGCTAAGGATTCTTCAAGACTTCACAAAAGAAGAGGTTAAGCGGGGCATCAAGCAGATGAGTAAGGTCGACATGAACACATTCATCGACTTCATGACCAATGAAACTCAAGATTTTGAAGATAGAAATAAAAGCAAGGCTCAGCTGTTCCTACTTTTAAGCCTGGTAATAGAATCCGTCGGGCTTTTTGGATTAGAGCCGGAGCAATTGAATAAGCTAGCTACCTACATTGATTCGCAGGTAGCTTGGGTAGATCAAACCATTGAGCTGCTGCATATACTAGAAATCAATTGCTCTAACACTAGAAAATGGAAGTCAAAAGGAGCTTCGAGCAAGTCTGGCCATGAAGATGATCAGGAGAAGGCTATTCCATTATATAGTCTGGAATATTTAGGCAACTAG